The following coding sequences lie in one Gallaecimonas pentaromativorans genomic window:
- the mutH gene encoding DNA mismatch repair endonuclease MutH has product MQTPHPHPEPPQSLEQLMARANSLAGYNLGQLGEIAGLGIPGHLRREKGWMGMLLETLLGAKAGSKPEPDFPHLGVELKTLPVDRHGKPLESTFVAVAPAEGWQGVTWETSHVRQKLACVLWIPILAERQLAPAERVVATPLLWRPNPVQEQALRQDWEELVEQLALGHFDEISAHKGQVLQLRPKAANGRVKVQARNAEGQLVAVQPKGFYLRAHFTRQLLAEAFSLV; this is encoded by the coding sequence ATGCAAACGCCCCATCCGCACCCCGAACCCCCGCAAAGCCTGGAACAGCTGATGGCCAGAGCCAACAGCCTGGCTGGCTACAACCTTGGCCAACTGGGCGAAATTGCCGGTCTTGGCATCCCGGGGCACCTGCGCCGCGAGAAAGGCTGGATGGGCATGCTGCTCGAAACCCTCTTGGGCGCCAAGGCCGGCTCCAAGCCAGAGCCCGACTTCCCCCATCTGGGCGTAGAGCTTAAAACCCTGCCGGTAGACAGGCATGGCAAACCGCTGGAAAGCACCTTTGTGGCCGTCGCGCCAGCCGAGGGCTGGCAGGGCGTTACCTGGGAAACCAGCCATGTGCGCCAAAAACTGGCCTGCGTGCTGTGGATCCCCATCCTCGCCGAGCGGCAACTGGCCCCGGCCGAGCGGGTTGTTGCCACGCCGCTGCTGTGGCGCCCCAACCCCGTCCAAGAGCAAGCACTGCGCCAAGATTGGGAAGAGCTGGTAGAACAGCTAGCCCTGGGACACTTTGATGAGATAAGTGCCCACAAGGGCCAGGTGCTGCAATTAAGGCCCAAAGCCGCCAACGGCAGAGTCAAGGTCCAGGCCCGCAATGCCGAGGGTCAACTGGTGGCTGTCCAGCCCAAGGGCTTTTACCTACGCGCACATTTTACCCGCCAACTACTGGCAGAAGCCTTCAGCCTCGTATAA
- a CDS encoding NAD(P)/FAD-dependent oxidoreductase, which yields MTSIAIIGAGLSGITAARILQGHGLTPTIFEKCQASGGRMSSRTSQWGSFDLGAQYFTARHPRFIDELGNWIAQGIATEWLVTPYQLSSSSRLHTQDVVQRYVGLPHMGAITRFLESNLDVRCGQTICGCHHRDEQWWLENTRGEAFGPFDGLLVTTPAPQAVPLVSASPRLAMLARKVRMQPTWALGLAFTQALDTEINAAFVENDSIDWLALDSDKPGRLAQPQRWVVHATSDWSASHMELEPEEVVSILSEQFFKLLGVPARKPDEAIAKRWRFARGNLDGASGFDQRLRLGCGGDWSHGARVEGAWLAGQELAERMLAALQKEG from the coding sequence ATGACTAGTATCGCCATCATCGGCGCCGGGTTAAGTGGTATCACCGCTGCCCGGATCTTGCAGGGACACGGACTCACCCCCACCATCTTTGAAAAATGCCAAGCCAGCGGCGGCCGCATGAGCAGCCGTACCAGCCAATGGGGGAGTTTTGACCTTGGCGCCCAGTACTTTACTGCCCGGCACCCGCGCTTTATCGACGAATTAGGCAACTGGATAGCCCAAGGGATCGCCACCGAATGGCTGGTCACGCCTTATCAACTGTCCAGCAGCAGCCGTCTGCATACCCAGGATGTGGTGCAGCGCTATGTCGGCCTGCCCCATATGGGTGCCATTACCCGTTTTTTGGAAAGTAATCTGGATGTCCGCTGCGGCCAAACCATCTGCGGCTGCCATCACCGGGATGAACAATGGTGGCTTGAGAACACCCGAGGTGAAGCCTTTGGCCCCTTCGATGGTCTGTTAGTCACCACCCCGGCGCCCCAGGCCGTGCCATTGGTGAGCGCCAGCCCACGCCTGGCCATGCTGGCCCGCAAGGTGCGCATGCAGCCGACCTGGGCCCTAGGCCTGGCCTTCACCCAGGCTCTTGATACCGAGATCAATGCCGCCTTTGTAGAGAACGACAGCATCGACTGGCTGGCTCTGGACTCCGACAAACCCGGCCGCTTGGCCCAGCCCCAGCGCTGGGTTGTTCACGCCACCAGCGACTGGAGCGCCAGCCACATGGAGCTTGAGCCCGAAGAGGTCGTAAGCATCCTCAGTGAGCAATTCTTCAAGCTGCTGGGGGTGCCAGCCCGTAAACCGGATGAAGCCATCGCCAAACGCTGGCGCTTTGCAAGAGGTAACCTCGACGGTGCCAGCGGTTTTGATCAGCGCCTGCGTCTCGGTTGTGGTGGTGATTGGAGCCACGGCGCCCGAGTGGAAGGGGCCTGGCTGGCCGGCCAGGAGCTGGCCGAGCGCATGCTGGCCGCCTTGCAAAAAGAGGGTTAG
- the rplI gene encoding 50S ribosomal protein L9: MNVILLDKIANLGSLGDQVKVKAGYARNFLIPQGKAVMATRDNVAHFEARRAELEAKLAEVLAAAEARAEQVKGLESVEIAAKAGDEGKLFGSIGTRDIADAISAKGVAVAKSEVKLPEGALRSTGEFDIELQLHSDVFANVKVVVVAEA; encoded by the coding sequence ATGAACGTTATTCTGTTGGACAAGATCGCTAACCTGGGCAGCCTGGGTGATCAAGTCAAAGTTAAAGCTGGTTACGCTCGTAACTTCCTGATCCCGCAGGGTAAAGCTGTTATGGCTACCCGCGACAACGTTGCTCACTTCGAAGCGCGTCGCGCCGAACTGGAAGCCAAACTGGCTGAAGTTCTGGCTGCTGCCGAAGCTCGTGCCGAGCAGGTTAAAGGTCTGGAAAGCGTTGAAATCGCTGCCAAAGCCGGTGATGAAGGCAAACTGTTCGGTTCTATCGGTACTCGCGATATCGCCGACGCCATCAGCGCCAAAGGCGTAGCCGTTGCCAAGTCCGAAGTTAAACTGCCCGAAGGCGCCCTGCGCTCTACCGGCGAGTTCGACATCGAGCTGCAACTGCACAGCGATGTATTCGCTAACGTTAAAGTGGTTGTGGTTGCTGAAGCCTAA
- the rpsR gene encoding 30S ribosomal protein S18 translates to MARFFRRRKFCRFTAEGVTEIDYKDIATLKNYITESGKIVPSRITGTSAKYQRQLARAIKRARYLALLPYTDLHK, encoded by the coding sequence ATGGCCCGTTTCTTCCGTCGTCGCAAGTTCTGCCGTTTCACTGCAGAAGGCGTCACTGAAATCGATTACAAAGACATCGCAACTCTGAAGAACTACATCACCGAGAGCGGCAAGATCGTACCTAGCCGTATCACCGGTACCAGCGCCAAGTATCAGCGCCAGCTGGCCCGTGCTATCAAGCGCGCCCGCTACCTGGCTCTGCTGCCTTACACCGACCTGCACAAGTAA
- the priB gene encoding primosomal replication protein N, with amino-acid sequence MQRNRVQLDGHLAKAPRRSKSPVGIPHCQFWLEHYSSQSEANMARQAKLRIAVVASGEDLEQQTRLLEMGSAVTVTGFLVSHMGRDGLAKVVLHAQHIELLN; translated from the coding sequence GTGCAACGTAATCGGGTGCAGTTGGACGGGCATCTTGCCAAGGCGCCAAGGCGCAGCAAGAGTCCGGTTGGGATCCCACACTGCCAGTTCTGGCTGGAGCATTACTCCTCTCAGAGCGAGGCCAATATGGCCAGGCAGGCGAAGCTGCGAATAGCAGTGGTTGCCAGTGGTGAAGACCTTGAACAACAAACCCGGCTATTAGAGATGGGGTCGGCAGTGACCGTGACCGGATTTCTGGTCAGCCATATGGGCCGAGACGGCCTGGCCAAAGTGGTACTGCATGCCCAGCACATCGAATTGTTGAATTAG
- the rpsF gene encoding 30S ribosomal protein S6 — translation MRHYEIVIMVHPDQSEQVPGMIERYTGAIKNGGGEVTRLEDWGRRQLAYPINKLHKAHYVLLNVETSQEVVDELESTFRFNDAILRHAIMRTKHAVTEVSPMAKAKEERRDRRDDREDSVEAEEASAE, via the coding sequence ATGCGTCATTACGAAATCGTGATCATGGTTCACCCTGATCAAAGCGAGCAGGTTCCGGGCATGATCGAGCGCTACACTGGTGCCATCAAAAATGGCGGCGGTGAAGTAACTCGCCTGGAAGACTGGGGCCGCCGTCAACTGGCTTACCCGATCAACAAGCTGCACAAGGCTCACTACGTTCTGCTGAACGTTGAAACCTCTCAAGAAGTGGTTGACGAGCTGGAAAGCACCTTCCGCTTCAACGACGCTATCCTGCGTCACGCCATCATGCGTACCAAGCACGCTGTGACCGAAGTTTCTCCTATGGCCAAGGCCAAGGAAGAGCGTCGTGACCGTCGTGACGATCGCGAAGATAGCGTTGAAGCCGAAGAGGCCAGCGCCGAGTAA
- a CDS encoding DUF481 domain-containing protein has protein sequence MRFLGLLLLLVVSNAWALVPPYYGKSKAEYRFASEAEVGLSYYNGNTNTESYNTRLKVAMDTDQTHQEVVFMSNYAQDSNSTSAEEYQLQLQSDLKMWADHYLFLRGSQIFDRFGSYSSETSLSSGYGTNLISRRFTSLKFEIGPGYRLQAPPDDSDKSQINEAIIRTALKFERRIHERTRFNIGLDLEAGIQNTTGVLDASLTNQLWDDLALKLGFYYRYSEVVDADKSNFDTHSTLNLLYTF, from the coding sequence ATGCGTTTTTTGGGGTTGTTATTGCTGTTGGTGGTGTCCAATGCCTGGGCGCTGGTACCGCCTTATTATGGCAAGTCCAAGGCAGAATACCGTTTCGCCTCGGAAGCGGAAGTCGGCCTGTCTTATTACAACGGCAACACCAACACCGAAAGCTACAACACCCGCCTGAAAGTGGCCATGGACACCGACCAAACCCACCAAGAAGTGGTGTTTATGTCCAACTACGCCCAGGACAGCAACTCCACCAGCGCCGAAGAATACCAATTGCAGCTGCAGTCAGACTTAAAGATGTGGGCCGACCACTACCTGTTCCTGCGTGGCAGCCAGATCTTCGACCGCTTCGGCTCCTACAGCTCGGAAACCTCACTGTCGTCCGGTTACGGTACCAACCTCATCAGCCGCCGTTTTACCTCGCTCAAGTTCGAGATAGGCCCAGGTTATCGCCTGCAGGCGCCGCCCGATGACAGCGATAAAAGCCAGATTAACGAGGCCATTATCCGCACCGCCCTCAAGTTTGAGCGCCGCATTCATGAGCGAACCCGCTTTAACATCGGTTTGGATCTGGAAGCCGGTATACAAAACACCACCGGCGTACTGGATGCGTCCCTCACTAACCAGCTGTGGGACGATTTAGCGTTGAAACTGGGCTTTTATTACCGCTATTCAGAAGTGGTGGATGCCGATAAATCCAACTTCGACACCCACTCCACCTTGAACCTGCTTTATACGTTCTGA
- the rlmB gene encoding 23S rRNA (guanosine(2251)-2'-O)-methyltransferase RlmB: MSQDWIFGIHAIEGAIERQPETLLKLWVARERQDQRLADVVADAQSMGLAIEWVAKKTLDEKSKGAVHQGVMAEIKAAKALNENKLAELLERAQQPLLLVLDGVTDPHNLGACLRTADAAGATAVIVPKNNSASLNATVRKVACGAAETVPLVEVTNLARTLRSLKEQGVWIVGTAGETDKTLYGTRLTGPMALVMGAEGKGLRRLTREHCDELVAIPMAGLVSSLNVSVATGVCLFEIVRQRQNV; the protein is encoded by the coding sequence ATGAGTCAGGATTGGATCTTCGGTATTCATGCCATTGAAGGCGCCATCGAGCGCCAGCCGGAGACACTGCTTAAGCTCTGGGTTGCCCGCGAGCGCCAGGACCAACGTTTAGCCGATGTTGTTGCCGACGCGCAAAGCATGGGCCTGGCCATCGAATGGGTGGCCAAAAAGACCCTGGACGAGAAATCCAAAGGCGCCGTGCATCAAGGCGTGATGGCCGAGATAAAAGCGGCCAAGGCGCTCAACGAAAACAAGTTGGCTGAGTTACTGGAAAGGGCTCAGCAGCCGCTGCTGCTGGTGCTTGATGGCGTGACCGACCCCCACAACCTGGGGGCCTGTTTGCGTACGGCCGATGCCGCCGGTGCCACGGCGGTTATCGTGCCCAAGAACAACTCGGCCAGCCTCAACGCCACGGTGCGTAAAGTCGCCTGTGGCGCGGCAGAGACGGTGCCCTTGGTAGAAGTGACCAACCTGGCCCGCACCCTTCGCAGCTTGAAGGAGCAGGGGGTGTGGATAGTGGGAACGGCCGGCGAAACCGATAAAACCCTTTATGGTACCCGCCTGACCGGCCCGATGGCGCTGGTCATGGGGGCCGAGGGCAAAGGGCTTCGCCGCCTGACCCGCGAGCACTGCGACGAACTGGTGGCCATTCCCATGGCGGGGCTGGTATCCAGCCTCAACGTGTCGGTGGCTACCGGCGTGTGCCTGTTCGAAATCGTGCGCCAGCGTCAGAACGTATAA